The following are from one region of the Georgenia sp. M64 genome:
- a CDS encoding amino acid ABC transporter ATP-binding protein, giving the protein MAHPHDPSEVTENPSPVTDTPSDVTASAERLGGPLVVLTDVNKHFGELHVLKDIDMTVRRGEVVVVIGPSGSGKSTLCRAINRLEPIDSGTISIDGKELPAEGKDLARLRADVGMVFQSFNLFAHKTILENVTLGPTKVRGLKAPEAKKQAMGLLERVGVANQAGKHPAQLSGGQQQRVAIARALAMRPKVMLFDEPTSALDPEMITEVLDVMTSLAREGMTMIVVTHEMGFARKAADRVIFMDAGQIVEEATPEEFFTNPRSERAKDFLSKLLSH; this is encoded by the coding sequence ATGGCCCACCCGCACGACCCCTCCGAGGTGACCGAGAACCCCTCCCCGGTGACCGACACCCCGTCCGACGTGACCGCGAGCGCCGAGCGGCTCGGCGGACCTCTCGTCGTCCTCACCGACGTCAACAAGCACTTCGGCGAGCTGCACGTCCTCAAGGACATCGACATGACGGTGCGCCGGGGCGAGGTCGTCGTCGTCATCGGTCCGTCCGGGTCGGGCAAGTCCACCCTGTGCCGGGCCATCAACCGACTGGAGCCGATCGACTCCGGCACCATCTCCATCGACGGCAAGGAGCTGCCCGCCGAGGGCAAGGACCTCGCCCGGCTCCGGGCCGACGTCGGGATGGTCTTCCAGTCGTTCAACCTCTTCGCCCACAAGACGATCCTGGAGAACGTCACCCTCGGCCCCACCAAGGTCCGCGGCCTCAAGGCTCCCGAGGCGAAGAAGCAGGCGATGGGCCTCCTCGAGCGGGTCGGGGTCGCCAACCAGGCGGGCAAGCACCCCGCCCAGCTCTCCGGCGGGCAGCAGCAGCGCGTCGCGATCGCGAGGGCGCTGGCCATGCGGCCCAAGGTCATGCTGTTCGACGAGCCGACCTCCGCGCTCGACCCGGAGATGATCACCGAGGTCCTCGACGTCATGACCTCCCTCGCCCGTGAGGGGATGACGATGATCGTCGTCACCCACGAGATGGGTTTCGCCCGCAAGGCCGCCGACCGCGTGATCTTCATGGACGCCGGCCAGATCGTCGAGGAGGCCACCCCCGAGGAGTTCTTCACCAACCCCCGCTCCGAGCGGGCGAAGGACTTCCTGTCCAAGCTGCTCAGCCACTGA
- the gcvT gene encoding glycine cleavage system aminomethyltransferase GcvT — protein sequence MSDLRTALHAEHAALGASFTDFGGWQMPLKYASELAEHHGVRRAAGLFDLSHMGEVWVGGPGAAAFLDHALVGRLSAVAVGRARYSLLCAEDGGIVDDLITYRRAEDRFLVVPNAGNAAVVAAELARRAEGFDVTVDDASAATSLVAVQGPAAAGVVSGLVPEQHRAELADLRYYAATALPVAGVEVLLARTGYTGEDGFELFVADDDAAVALWRALLEAGAPAGLVPAGLAARDSLRLEAGMPLYGHELTRATDPFAAGLGAVVDLTKPAFVGREALEAARTAHEAGARRVLVALEGRGPRAGRAGYPVLAGGTVVGEVTSGAPSPTLGRPVALAYVEPAHAAVGTAVEVDVRGRPQPHDVVRGPFYRRPR from the coding sequence ATGAGCGACCTCCGCACCGCGCTGCACGCCGAGCACGCCGCCCTCGGGGCGTCCTTCACCGACTTCGGCGGCTGGCAGATGCCGCTGAAGTACGCCTCCGAGCTGGCCGAGCACCACGGGGTGCGCCGCGCCGCGGGTCTGTTCGACCTCAGCCACATGGGCGAGGTGTGGGTGGGCGGGCCCGGGGCCGCGGCGTTCCTCGACCACGCGCTGGTCGGGCGGCTCTCGGCCGTCGCCGTGGGCCGGGCGAGGTACTCCCTCCTGTGCGCCGAGGACGGCGGCATCGTCGACGACCTCATCACCTACCGCCGGGCCGAGGACCGGTTCCTCGTCGTCCCCAACGCCGGCAACGCCGCCGTCGTGGCCGCCGAGCTCGCCCGCCGCGCCGAGGGCTTCGACGTCACGGTCGACGACGCGTCGGCCGCCACCTCCCTCGTCGCCGTCCAGGGGCCGGCCGCCGCGGGCGTCGTCTCCGGCCTGGTGCCCGAGCAGCACCGGGCCGAGCTGGCGGACCTGCGCTACTACGCCGCGACCGCGCTGCCGGTGGCGGGCGTGGAGGTCCTGCTCGCCCGCACGGGGTACACCGGCGAGGACGGCTTCGAGCTGTTCGTGGCCGACGACGACGCCGCGGTGGCGCTGTGGCGCGCCCTCCTGGAGGCCGGGGCCCCCGCAGGCCTCGTCCCGGCGGGCCTGGCCGCCCGGGACTCCCTGCGCCTGGAGGCCGGGATGCCGCTGTACGGGCACGAGCTGACGCGCGCGACCGACCCCTTCGCGGCGGGCCTCGGCGCGGTGGTCGACCTGACGAAGCCGGCGTTCGTCGGACGGGAGGCGCTCGAGGCCGCCCGCACCGCCCACGAGGCCGGCGCGCGCCGGGTCCTCGTCGCCCTCGAGGGCCGCGGGCCCCGGGCCGGCCGCGCCGGCTATCCGGTCCTGGCGGGCGGGACGGTCGTCGGCGAGGTCACGTCGGGCGCGCCGAGCCCCACCCTGGGGCGGCCCGTCGCCCTGGCCTACGTCGAGCCCGCCCACGCGGCGGTCGGCACCGCGGTCGAGGTCGACGTGCGGGGCCGCCCCCAGCCGCACGACGTCGTCCGCGGGCCGTTCTACCGCCGGCCCCGGTAG
- the gcvP gene encoding aminomethyl-transferring glycine dehydrogenase, with the protein MTEHTTPTTAADPGADFLRRHVGAGPDDVAVMLDALGLPDLDALADAAVPAGIRQQRPLDLPPARSESEVLADLRALAARNTVRVQMIGQGYHETITPPVIERDVLQSPAWYTAYTPYQPEISQGRLEALLNFQTMVEDLTGLPVANASLLDEASAVAEAVLLMRRANRAHADGAVVLDADLLPQSVAVVRGRAAAMGIDVVVADLSAGLPDGDLAGVVLQQPGASGRVWDVSAVVAEAKGRGAMVTVAADLLALTLITPPGEQGADIAVGSSQRFGVPLFFGGPHAAYMAVRSGLERNLPGRLVGVSRDSAGEPAYRLALQTREQHIRREKATSNICTAQALLAVAASMYAVYHGPEGLRAIARHAHDAARTLAETLRAHGVELVHDSYFDTLTVHVPGRGPAVVAAAEAAGVNLRAVGPDHVGVSCAETTTEEHLVTVAAALGVDDAAAAVPAARARLDAGVAFDPALTRTSAYLTHPTFHSHRSETQMLRYLRRLADKDLALDRTMIPLGSCTMKLNATAQMEAMTWPAFAAVHPFAPDAQTEGWRALIADLEERLAVITGYDRVSVQPNAGSQGELAGLLAIRGYHRARGEGARDVCLIPASAHGTNAASAVLAGMKVVVVATAADGTIDHADLGAKIEAHAEDLAAIMITYPSTHGVYDGDVREVCDAVHAAGGQVYIDGANLNALVGLAQPGAFGGDVSHLNLHKTFAIPHGGGGPGVGPVAVREHLAPFLPGDPTDEAAGGGAPVSASRFGSAGVLPISWAYIALLGGEGLTAATKGSLLTANYVARRLDASFPVLYTGAGGLVAHECILDLRELTARTGVTAEDVAKRLIDYGFHAPTLAFPVPGTLMVEPTESEDLGELDRFVDAMVAIRAEIDQVAAGDVPAARSPLRLAPHTAADLVGEWDRPYSREQAVFPLPALRHDKYFSPVGRIDGAHGDRNLVCSCPPVTSYS; encoded by the coding sequence ATGACCGAGCACACCACCCCGACCACCGCCGCGGACCCCGGCGCGGACTTCCTGCGCCGGCACGTGGGGGCCGGGCCGGACGACGTCGCCGTGATGCTCGACGCGCTGGGGCTCCCCGACCTCGACGCCCTCGCCGACGCCGCCGTCCCGGCGGGGATCCGCCAGCAGCGCCCGCTCGACCTGCCGCCGGCGCGCTCCGAGAGCGAGGTCCTCGCCGACCTGCGCGCCCTGGCGGCGCGCAACACGGTGCGCGTGCAGATGATCGGTCAGGGCTACCACGAGACGATCACCCCGCCGGTGATCGAGCGCGACGTCCTGCAGTCACCCGCCTGGTACACCGCCTACACCCCGTACCAGCCGGAGATCTCCCAGGGCCGGCTCGAGGCGCTGCTGAACTTCCAGACCATGGTCGAGGACCTCACCGGCCTGCCGGTCGCCAACGCCTCCCTCCTCGACGAGGCGTCCGCCGTCGCCGAGGCCGTGCTCCTCATGCGGCGGGCGAACCGGGCCCACGCCGACGGCGCCGTGGTCCTCGACGCCGACCTGCTCCCCCAGTCCGTCGCCGTCGTCCGCGGCCGGGCCGCGGCGATGGGCATCGACGTCGTCGTCGCCGACCTCTCCGCGGGCCTGCCCGACGGCGACCTCGCCGGGGTGGTCCTCCAGCAGCCCGGGGCCTCCGGCCGGGTGTGGGACGTCTCCGCCGTCGTCGCCGAGGCGAAGGGCCGTGGCGCGATGGTCACCGTCGCCGCCGACCTCCTCGCCCTGACCCTCATCACCCCGCCCGGGGAGCAGGGCGCCGACATCGCCGTCGGCTCCAGCCAGCGGTTCGGGGTGCCCCTGTTCTTCGGCGGGCCGCACGCGGCGTACATGGCGGTCCGCTCCGGGCTGGAGCGCAACCTGCCCGGCCGGCTCGTGGGGGTCTCGCGCGACTCCGCCGGCGAGCCCGCCTACCGTCTCGCCCTGCAGACCCGCGAGCAGCACATCCGCCGGGAGAAGGCCACCTCGAACATCTGCACCGCGCAGGCGCTCCTCGCAGTCGCGGCGAGCATGTACGCCGTCTACCACGGCCCCGAGGGGCTCCGGGCGATCGCCCGGCACGCCCACGACGCCGCCCGCACCCTCGCCGAGACCCTGCGCGCCCACGGCGTCGAGCTCGTCCACGACTCCTACTTCGACACCCTCACCGTCCACGTGCCCGGCCGCGGGCCCGCGGTGGTCGCCGCCGCCGAGGCCGCCGGGGTGAACCTGCGCGCCGTGGGACCCGACCACGTCGGCGTCTCCTGCGCGGAGACGACGACCGAGGAGCACCTCGTCACCGTCGCCGCGGCCCTCGGGGTCGACGACGCCGCCGCCGCGGTGCCCGCCGCCCGGGCCCGGCTCGACGCGGGTGTCGCGTTCGACCCGGCGCTGACCCGCACGTCGGCCTACCTCACCCACCCGACGTTCCACAGCCACCGGTCCGAGACGCAGATGCTGCGCTACCTCCGTCGCCTCGCCGACAAGGACCTGGCGCTGGACCGCACGATGATCCCGCTCGGCTCGTGCACGATGAAGCTCAACGCCACCGCCCAGATGGAGGCGATGACGTGGCCGGCCTTCGCCGCCGTCCACCCCTTCGCCCCCGACGCCCAGACCGAGGGCTGGCGCGCGCTCATCGCCGACCTCGAGGAGCGGCTGGCCGTCATCACCGGCTACGACCGGGTCTCGGTCCAGCCCAACGCCGGCTCCCAGGGCGAGCTGGCCGGCCTCCTGGCGATCCGCGGCTACCACCGTGCCCGCGGCGAGGGCGCCCGCGACGTCTGCCTCATCCCCGCCTCCGCCCACGGCACGAACGCGGCCTCGGCCGTCCTGGCCGGCATGAAGGTGGTGGTCGTCGCCACGGCCGCCGACGGCACGATCGACCACGCCGACCTGGGCGCCAAGATCGAGGCGCACGCCGAGGACCTCGCCGCAATCATGATCACCTACCCCTCCACGCACGGCGTCTACGACGGCGACGTGCGGGAGGTGTGCGACGCCGTGCACGCCGCCGGCGGTCAGGTCTACATCGACGGCGCCAACCTCAACGCGCTCGTGGGCCTGGCCCAGCCGGGGGCGTTCGGCGGGGACGTCTCCCACCTCAACCTCCACAAGACCTTCGCGATCCCCCACGGCGGGGGCGGCCCGGGGGTCGGCCCGGTCGCGGTGCGCGAGCACCTCGCGCCCTTCCTCCCCGGCGACCCCACCGACGAGGCCGCGGGCGGCGGGGCACCGGTCTCGGCGAGCCGGTTCGGTTCCGCCGGGGTGCTGCCGATCTCCTGGGCGTACATCGCCCTCCTGGGCGGCGAGGGCCTCACCGCCGCGACGAAGGGCTCGCTCCTCACGGCGAACTACGTGGCCCGCCGCCTCGACGCGTCCTTCCCGGTCCTGTACACCGGCGCGGGCGGTCTGGTCGCCCACGAGTGCATCCTCGACCTGCGCGAGCTCACGGCCCGCACCGGAGTGACCGCCGAGGACGTGGCCAAGCGCCTCATCGACTACGGGTTCCACGCCCCGACGCTCGCCTTCCCGGTGCCCGGGACGCTCATGGTCGAGCCCACCGAGAGCGAGGACCTGGGCGAGCTCGACCGCTTCGTCGACGCCATGGTCGCCATCCGCGCCGAGATCGACCAGGTCGCCGCCGGGGACGTCCCGGCCGCGCGCAGCCCGCTGCGCCTGGCCCCGCACACCGCCGCCGACCTCGTCGGCGAGTGGGACCGGCCCTACAGCCGGGAGCAGGCGGTCTTCCCCCTGCCCGCGCTGCGTCACGACAAGTACTTCAGCCCCGTGGGGCGCATCGACGGCGCGCACGGCGACCGCAACCTCGTGTGCTCCTGCCCGCCCGTGACGTCCTACTCCTGA